The DNA window TTCCGAATTACTCGATCACGCCAGCCTCGCGATAGTATCGCGCGGCGCCGTGGTGGAGCTCAATCATGCCGCGGCTCTCTGACGCAAATGAGACGTCCAGAGCTTTCGCCCATGGTGCATCCGACGTCACTTGATCGAGGTTATCCCAGAACGCTTTCGTCAGATTGTAGACAGTTTCTTCGTCGACGTCTGCGCTGACGGCGATACCGACGGCTGTGTTCCAGGATTCAATTGCGCCGTCATTAAGTTGACCGTCGTACTGACCTGGCTGGACCTGATCGCGATACCGGAACGGCCCGAGCCATTCGTCGATACCACCAGCGAAAGGTTCGGCAGGAGCAAGGAAGCGCACCTCTTCTGTCTCAGTGAATTGGATAAACTGACCACAGGGATCGAGGCAGCCGTTTACGTACATGTCGACTTTGCCGTCCAGAAATGCCTGGAAACCGGTTTGCCAGTTCGCAGCGATTGCTTCGTAGTCTTGCCCGGCAACAAGACCTGTCGTTGCCTCGATCCACCCCTTGGCTCCGTTGTATGCGCCACCGCCCTGAGGGCCGAGAAAGACGGTTGTGCCTTCAAGGTCATCCAGAACCTCGATGTCACTGTCACCCCGCACCGCGAAGTGATACGGACCCCAAGGGAACCACATCAAAAGACGCACATTTTTTGCGGCATCCGGCGCGTCTGTCTCTTTGGCGTACATGACTTTGCCGCCCGCCATCAGGTTGTAGATAACCGGGCTGGTCATCGCCATTTCGAGGTTGCCACGGCCGACTTCCAGTTGGTGCAGAGTGGCAGCACCACCGGCGGCCACCTCGATTTCGACCCCTTCAACATTCTCGTTCACCACATTGGCAAAAGTGGCCATCGTGATGGACGCCCCAAGGCTTGGGGCAATTGTCGCCATCTTAAGTTTCGTGTCATCGGCCTGCGCTGGAAGCGTCAAACCCGCAGCTAGTATCG is part of the Falsiruegeria litorea R37 genome and encodes:
- a CDS encoding TAXI family TRAP transporter solute-binding subunit, producing MRNFGLAAILAAGLTLPAQADDTKLKMATIAPSLGASITMATFANVVNENVEGVEIEVAAGGAATLHQLEVGRGNLEMAMTSPVIYNLMAGGKVMYAKETDAPDAAKNVRLLMWFPWGPYHFAVRGDSDIEVLDDLEGTTVFLGPQGGGAYNGAKGWIEATTGLVAGQDYEAIAANWQTGFQAFLDGKVDMYVNGCLDPCGQFIQFTETEEVRFLAPAEPFAGGIDEWLGPFRYRDQVQPGQYDGQLNDGAIESWNTAVGIAVSADVDEETVYNLTKAFWDNLDQVTSDAPWAKALDVSFASESRGMIELHHGAARYYREAGVIE